A genomic stretch from Podarcis muralis chromosome W, rPodMur119.hap1.1, whole genome shotgun sequence includes:
- the LOC144326348 gene encoding protein PAXX-like isoform X5, with amino-acid sequence MEEYSSYLYSANNSDNDRNKLNIYHTSNKNNGPVSSDDRISQIKAAFESQTPKLSVRETEATLTFQDGRETLTFDLHRDPASRARERVRELLFGLAARVRELERRLGDGDASAAAPPPIGSPRKDIQTGRSPFAPDPNPAKIRTGSSKRKLPGESLINPGFVRKKTPTGVNFEDA; translated from the exons ATGGAAGAATACTCAAGTTATTTGTACTCCGCCAATAATAGCGATAATGATAGGAATAAATTGAATATATACCACACCAGTAATAAGAATaatggg CCGGTTTCTTCCGACGACCGGATTTCTCAAATCAA AGCCGCCTTCGAGAGCCAGACCCCCAAATTATCCGTCCGGGAAACTGAGGCCACCCTGACGTTCCAAGATGGCCGAGAGACCCTGACCTTCGACCTCCACCGAGACCCCGCCTCCCGGGCCCGGGAGCGAGTTCGAGAGCTGCTCTTCGGGCTGGCGGCCCGGGTGCGAGAGCTGGAGAGGCGGCTGGGAG ATGGCGACGCTTctgccgccgccccgccgccGATCGGGAGCCCCAGGAAGGACATCCAAACGGGTCGGAGTCCCTTTGCGcctg ATCCGAACCCGGCAAAGATCAGGACCGGATCCAGCAAGAGGAAGCTTCCCGGAGAGTCGTTAATCAACCCTGGATTCGTCcg CAAGAAGACTCCGACCGGCGTCAATTTCGAAGACGCCTGA